One genomic segment of Mycolicibacterium gilvum includes these proteins:
- the truB gene encoding tRNA pseudouridine(55) synthase TruB, producing the protein MSAEPGLVVVDKPGGMTSHDVVGRCRRLFGTRKVGHAGTLDPMATGVLVIGIERATKILGLLTATDKSYTATLRLGQTTSTEDAEGELLHQISAAQVTDEQIERAIAPLRGAIEQVPSAVSAIKIAGKRAYQMVRDGEQVEIPPRPVRIDRFEVLAVRRNGDVVDVDVVVDCSSGTYIRALARDVGAALGVGGHLTALRRTRVGGFGLDQARTLEQLADAAELSYSLDEACLHAFPRRELTDAEVVDAGHGRSLAPAGIDGVYAATAPDGRVMALLEDAGARTRSVVVIRPATL; encoded by the coding sequence GTGAGCGCCGAACCCGGCCTGGTCGTCGTCGACAAGCCAGGCGGCATGACCAGCCACGACGTCGTCGGGCGCTGCCGGCGGCTGTTCGGCACCCGCAAGGTCGGTCACGCCGGCACCCTGGACCCGATGGCGACCGGTGTGCTGGTGATCGGCATCGAACGCGCCACCAAGATCCTCGGTCTGCTCACCGCCACCGACAAGTCCTATACGGCGACCCTCCGGCTGGGTCAGACGACCTCCACTGAGGACGCCGAAGGCGAACTGCTGCACCAGATTTCGGCTGCGCAGGTGACCGACGAGCAGATCGAGCGCGCGATCGCGCCGTTGCGGGGGGCGATCGAGCAGGTCCCGTCGGCGGTGAGTGCGATCAAGATCGCCGGCAAGCGCGCCTATCAGATGGTGCGAGATGGCGAGCAGGTCGAGATCCCCCCGCGCCCGGTGCGCATCGACCGCTTCGAGGTGCTCGCGGTCCGGCGGAACGGGGACGTCGTGGACGTGGACGTCGTCGTGGACTGTTCCAGCGGCACCTACATCCGGGCGCTGGCCCGCGACGTCGGCGCGGCGCTCGGCGTCGGAGGTCACCTGACCGCTCTGCGGCGCACCCGCGTCGGCGGGTTCGGCCTGGACCAGGCCCGCACCCTCGAGCAACTCGCCGACGCCGCCGAGCTCAGCTATTCGCTCGACGAGGCGTGCCTGCACGCGTTCCCGCGCCGTGAGCTGACCGACGCCGAGGTGGTCGACGCCGGTCACGGCCGGTCGCTCGCCCCCGCCGGCATCGACGGCGTCTACGCGGCGACGGCCCCGGACGGCCGCGTGATGGCTCTATTGGAAGATGCGGGGGCCCGGACGAGGTCCGTGGTCGTGATCCGGCCCGCGACGCTGTAG
- the rpsO gene encoding 30S ribosomal protein S15: MALTTEQKKEILGQYGLHDTDTGSPEAQVALLTKRISDLTEHLKQHKHDHHSRRGLLLLVGRRRRLLKYVAQVDVARYRSLIERLGLRR; encoded by the coding sequence GTGGCGCTCACCACCGAACAGAAAAAAGAGATCCTCGGCCAGTACGGCCTGCACGACACCGACACCGGTTCCCCCGAAGCTCAGGTCGCGTTGCTCACCAAGCGGATCTCCGATCTCACCGAACACCTCAAGCAGCACAAGCACGACCACCACTCGCGTCGTGGCCTGCTGCTGCTGGTCGGCCGTCGCCGCCGGCTGCTGAAGTACGTCGCCCAGGTCGACGTCGCGCGCTACCGCTCGCTGATCGAGCGTCTGGGCCTGCGCCGCTGA
- the bla gene encoding class A beta-lactamase, whose amino-acid sequence MTELSRRHVLLGGLSLFALTACSTQTVLADPARPLPPPEERIAALAARHDARIGLYAADLDSGATLAFGDTDTFAVCSTFKTYAAGAVLQRVQQGRLGLGDTVLIEAADIRPHSPVTEPRVGTAMTLAELCQAALQQSDNAAANGLLRVLGGPSAITEFARSIGDDRTRLDRWEVELNSAVPGDPRDTSTPRALATGYQALLTGDVLDPIGRRQLVDWMLANQTSSMRAGLPAGYTSADKTGSGDYGSTNDVGIAFGPAGQRLLLAVMTRSASDDPDAPSLRPLIGELATLVLSEL is encoded by the coding sequence ATGACGGAACTTTCCCGACGGCATGTTCTGCTGGGCGGGCTGTCACTGTTCGCGCTGACGGCGTGTTCGACACAGACCGTGCTCGCAGACCCCGCCCGGCCACTGCCCCCGCCGGAGGAGCGCATCGCCGCGCTCGCCGCCCGCCACGACGCCCGAATCGGCTTGTACGCAGCCGATCTGGACAGCGGCGCGACCCTCGCGTTCGGCGACACCGACACGTTCGCGGTGTGCTCGACGTTCAAGACGTACGCGGCGGGCGCGGTGTTGCAGCGGGTGCAGCAGGGTCGACTCGGGCTCGGCGACACCGTGCTGATCGAGGCCGCCGACATCCGCCCGCACTCGCCGGTCACCGAACCGCGGGTGGGGACGGCGATGACGCTGGCCGAGCTGTGTCAGGCAGCCCTGCAGCAGAGCGACAACGCCGCGGCCAACGGTCTGCTGCGGGTGCTGGGTGGACCGTCGGCGATCACGGAGTTCGCGCGCAGCATCGGCGACGACCGGACGCGGCTGGACCGCTGGGAGGTCGAGCTGAACTCCGCGGTGCCCGGCGATCCCCGGGACACCAGTACGCCGCGGGCGCTCGCCACCGGATACCAGGCGCTGCTGACCGGTGATGTCCTGGATCCCATCGGCCGCCGCCAATTGGTCGACTGGATGCTGGCCAATCAGACCTCCAGCATGAGGGCCGGACTGCCGGCGGGGTACACGAGCGCCGACAAGACCGGCAGCGGCGATTACGGCAGCACCAACGACGTCGGCATCGCGTTCGGTCCGGCGGGGCAGCGGCTGCTGCTGGCGGTGATGACCCGGTCGGCGAGCGACGATCCCGATGCGCCGAGTCTGCGACCGCTGATCGGTGAGCTCGCGACGCTGGTGCTGTCCGAGCTCTGA
- a CDS encoding bifunctional riboflavin kinase/FAD synthetase translates to MQRWRGQDEIPTDWGRCVVTIGVFDGVHRGHQELIGRAVKAGRSRGVPTVLMTFDPHPMEVVFPGSHPAQLTTLTRRAELVEEMGIDVFLVMPFTSDFMKLTPERYVHELLVERLHVVEVVVGDNFTFGKKAAGNVELLRKAGDRFGFAVDSLSLVAEHHRDETVTFSSTYIRSCVDAGDMVAAEEALGRPHRVEGVVVRGDGRGRDLGFPTANVAPPMYAAIPADGVYAAWFTVLGHGPVVGTVTPGERYQAAVSVGTNPTFSGRTRTVEAFVLDTEADLYGQHVAVDFVARLRGQEKFGSVADLITAMEGDTERARTILSAQ, encoded by the coding sequence GTGCAGCGCTGGCGGGGGCAGGATGAAATCCCCACAGACTGGGGTCGGTGTGTGGTCACCATCGGTGTGTTCGACGGTGTGCACCGCGGCCACCAGGAACTCATCGGGCGTGCCGTCAAGGCGGGCCGTTCCCGCGGGGTGCCTACGGTCCTGATGACGTTCGACCCGCATCCGATGGAGGTCGTCTTCCCGGGCAGCCACCCGGCGCAGCTGACCACCCTGACCCGGCGCGCCGAACTGGTCGAGGAGATGGGCATCGACGTCTTCCTCGTCATGCCGTTCACCTCCGACTTCATGAAGCTCACCCCCGAGCGCTACGTCCACGAACTGCTCGTCGAACGTCTGCACGTCGTCGAGGTGGTGGTCGGCGACAACTTCACCTTCGGCAAGAAGGCCGCGGGCAACGTCGAGCTGCTGCGCAAGGCGGGGGACCGGTTCGGCTTCGCGGTCGACTCGCTCTCGCTGGTCGCAGAACACCATCGCGACGAGACGGTGACGTTCTCGTCGACCTACATCCGGTCGTGCGTCGACGCCGGCGACATGGTCGCCGCCGAGGAGGCGCTGGGCCGTCCACACCGGGTGGAGGGCGTGGTGGTGCGCGGCGACGGTCGTGGCCGCGACCTGGGCTTCCCAACCGCCAACGTCGCACCGCCGATGTATGCCGCGATCCCGGCCGACGGTGTGTACGCCGCGTGGTTCACCGTCCTGGGGCACGGGCCCGTCGTCGGCACGGTCACTCCCGGCGAGCGCTATCAGGCCGCGGTCTCGGTCGGCACGAACCCGACGTTCTCCGGGCGGACCCGCACGGTCGAGGCGTTCGTGCTCGATACGGAGGCGGACCTCTACGGCCAGCATGTTGCCGTCGACTTCGTCGCCCGGCTGCGCGGCCAGGAGAAGTTCGGCTCGGTGGCCGACCTCATCACCGCGATGGAGGGGGACACCGAACGTGCCCGAACCATCCTGTCGGCGCAGTAG
- a CDS encoding DUF4334 domain-containing protein has protein sequence MAALSEVLPDDVPTTTADALALFDSLAAVDPQFMIGTWHGAELPTGHPLDGILAASGWWGKRFRDNETVDPLLFPTADGAGLFALNPAPAFAGLGLFTRFPMLKKQNFTAAVATLRPALQALGPKARLRTTRYRGVDTATMIYDQLPINDVFRLVDDTPGSEVVLGAMDLRGYDAPYFFVLLRDGSRS, from the coding sequence ATGGCGGCTCTCTCCGAGGTTCTTCCCGACGATGTCCCGACCACCACGGCCGACGCCCTGGCACTGTTCGACTCGCTCGCTGCGGTCGACCCTCAATTCATGATCGGCACCTGGCACGGCGCCGAGCTTCCGACCGGCCATCCGCTCGACGGCATCCTGGCCGCCAGCGGATGGTGGGGAAAGCGCTTCCGGGACAACGAAACCGTCGATCCGCTGCTCTTCCCGACCGCCGACGGAGCCGGCCTGTTCGCGCTGAACCCGGCGCCGGCGTTCGCCGGCCTGGGGCTCTTCACCAGGTTCCCGATGCTGAAGAAGCAGAACTTCACCGCAGCGGTGGCGACACTGCGGCCCGCGCTGCAGGCCCTCGGCCCCAAGGCACGATTGCGCACCACCCGCTACCGCGGCGTCGACACCGCGACGATGATCTACGACCAGCTGCCGATCAACGACGTGTTCCGCCTCGTCGACGACACGCCCGGATCGGAAGTGGTTCTCGGCGCCATGGATCTGCGCGGCTACGACGCGCCGTACTTCTTCGTGCTGCTGCGCGACGGCTCGCGCAGCTGA
- a CDS encoding type II toxin-antitoxin system Rv0910 family toxin has translation MAKLELSRSLPMPAETAWAHASDLSSLGDWMPMHQGWRSDVPEEITVGTTIVGVAGAKGMRNRVTWTVKQFDPPSALAVHGEGVGGTRYKMTMTVASTGDGCTFTVRMDLGGAPLFGPVGAAAARAVKGDIDRAIKEFERRYA, from the coding sequence GTGGCCAAGTTGGAGTTGTCCCGATCGTTGCCGATGCCCGCCGAGACCGCCTGGGCGCACGCATCGGACCTGTCGTCGCTCGGCGACTGGATGCCGATGCACCAGGGCTGGCGGTCCGACGTCCCCGAGGAGATCACCGTCGGGACGACGATCGTCGGCGTGGCCGGCGCCAAGGGCATGCGCAACCGGGTGACGTGGACGGTGAAGCAGTTCGATCCGCCCTCGGCGCTCGCCGTGCATGGTGAGGGCGTCGGCGGCACCCGTTACAAGATGACGATGACGGTGGCATCCACCGGCGACGGTTGCACGTTCACCGTGCGGATGGATCTCGGCGGCGCTCCGTTGTTCGGGCCCGTCGGCGCGGCAGCGGCGCGCGCGGTCAAGGGCGACATCGACAGAGCCATCAAGGAGTTCGAGCGGCGCTACGCCTGA
- a CDS encoding polyribonucleotide nucleotidyltransferase, with amino-acid sequence MSVVEIEEGVFESTATIDNGSFGTRTIRFETGRLARQAAGAVVAYLDDETMLLSATTASKQPKEHFDFFPLTIDVEERMYAAGRIPGSFFRREGRPSTDAILTCRLIDRPLRPTFISGLRNEIQVVVTVLSLDPKDLYDVLAINAASASTQISGIPFNGPVGGVRVALIDGQWVAFPTVEQLEGAVFDMVVAGRKAGDDVAIMMVEAEATDKVIELVAGGAGAPTEAVVAEGLEAAKPFIAALCDAQAALAGAAGKETAEYPVFPDYAEDVYYSVASVATDALSEALTIAGKEARDDRTNEIKAEVVERLAEQYAGREKEIGAAYRSLTKKLVRQRILTDHFRIDGRGVTDIRALSAEVAVIPRAHGSALFERGETQIMGVTTLDMVKMAQQIDSLGPETSKRYMHHYNFPPYSTGETGRVGSPKRREIGHGALAERALMPVLPSVEEFPYAIRQVSEALSSNGSTSMGSVCASTLSLLNAGVPLKAPVAGIAMGLVSDDVEVEGGGVERRFVTLTDILGAEDAFGDMDFKCAGTKDFVTALQLDTKLDGIPSQVLAGALAQAKDARITILEVMAEAIDEPDEMSPYAPRITTIKVPVDKIGEVIGPKGKMINSITEETGASISIEDDGTVFVGASNGEAAQAAIDKINAIANPQLPKVGERFLGTVVKTTDFGAFVSLLPGRDGLVHISKLGRGKRINKVEDVAKVGDKLRVEIADIDNRGKISLVLVAEEEAGAATPEAPAPADAATSSS; translated from the coding sequence ATGTCTGTAGTTGAAATCGAAGAGGGCGTGTTCGAATCCACCGCCACCATCGACAACGGGAGCTTCGGCACCCGCACCATCCGTTTCGAGACCGGCCGGCTGGCCCGCCAAGCCGCCGGCGCCGTCGTCGCCTACCTCGACGACGAGACCATGCTGCTGAGCGCCACGACCGCCAGCAAGCAGCCCAAGGAGCATTTCGACTTCTTCCCGCTGACGATCGACGTCGAGGAGCGGATGTACGCCGCGGGCCGCATCCCCGGCTCGTTCTTCCGTCGTGAGGGACGCCCGTCCACCGACGCGATCCTGACCTGCCGCCTGATCGACCGGCCGCTGCGCCCGACGTTCATCTCGGGTCTGCGCAACGAGATCCAGGTCGTCGTCACCGTGCTGAGCCTGGATCCCAAGGATCTCTACGACGTGCTGGCGATCAACGCCGCGTCGGCGTCGACCCAGATCTCGGGCATCCCGTTCAACGGTCCGGTCGGCGGCGTCCGCGTCGCGCTGATCGACGGCCAGTGGGTCGCGTTCCCGACCGTCGAGCAGCTCGAAGGAGCCGTGTTCGACATGGTCGTCGCGGGACGGAAGGCCGGCGATGATGTCGCGATCATGATGGTCGAGGCCGAGGCCACCGACAAGGTCATCGAGCTGGTGGCCGGCGGTGCGGGAGCGCCGACCGAGGCCGTCGTGGCCGAGGGCCTGGAGGCCGCCAAGCCGTTCATCGCCGCGCTGTGCGACGCGCAGGCCGCGCTGGCCGGTGCTGCCGGCAAGGAGACCGCCGAGTACCCGGTGTTCCCGGACTACGCCGAGGACGTCTACTACTCGGTCGCCTCCGTCGCCACCGATGCCCTGTCCGAGGCGCTGACCATCGCGGGCAAGGAAGCACGCGACGACCGCACCAACGAGATCAAGGCCGAGGTCGTCGAGCGTCTCGCCGAGCAGTACGCCGGTCGCGAGAAGGAGATCGGCGCGGCATACCGCTCGCTGACCAAGAAGCTTGTGCGCCAACGCATCCTGACCGACCACTTCCGCATCGACGGACGCGGCGTCACGGACATCCGCGCCCTGTCGGCCGAGGTCGCGGTCATCCCGCGGGCACACGGCAGCGCGCTGTTCGAGCGCGGCGAAACCCAGATCATGGGCGTCACCACCCTCGACATGGTCAAGATGGCCCAGCAGATCGACTCGCTGGGACCGGAGACCTCCAAGCGCTACATGCACCACTACAACTTCCCGCCGTACTCGACCGGTGAGACGGGCCGCGTCGGTTCGCCGAAGCGCCGCGAGATCGGCCACGGCGCACTCGCAGAGCGCGCCCTGATGCCGGTGCTGCCGAGCGTCGAGGAGTTCCCGTACGCGATCCGTCAGGTCTCCGAGGCGCTGAGCTCCAACGGCTCCACCTCGATGGGTTCGGTGTGTGCGTCGACGCTGTCGCTGCTGAATGCCGGTGTGCCGCTGAAGGCTCCGGTCGCGGGTATCGCGATGGGCCTGGTGTCCGACGATGTGGAAGTAGAGGGTGGTGGCGTCGAACGCCGCTTCGTGACGCTGACCGACATCCTCGGCGCCGAGGACGCGTTCGGCGACATGGACTTCAAGTGCGCGGGCACCAAGGACTTCGTCACCGCCCTGCAGTTGGACACCAAGCTCGACGGCATCCCCTCGCAGGTGCTGGCCGGTGCGCTCGCACAGGCCAAGGACGCCCGGATCACCATCCTCGAGGTGATGGCCGAGGCGATCGACGAGCCCGATGAGATGAGCCCGTACGCGCCGCGCATCACCACGATCAAGGTTCCGGTCGACAAGATCGGCGAGGTCATCGGGCCCAAGGGCAAGATGATCAACTCGATCACCGAGGAGACCGGCGCGTCGATCTCCATCGAGGACGACGGCACCGTGTTCGTCGGCGCCTCCAACGGCGAAGCGGCGCAGGCCGCGATCGACAAGATCAACGCGATCGCCAACCCGCAGCTGCCCAAGGTCGGCGAGCGCTTCCTCGGAACGGTGGTGAAAACCACTGATTTTGGAGCCTTCGTTTCCTTACTGCCGGGCCGCGACGGCCTGGTGCACATCTCGAAGTTGGGACGCGGCAAGCGGATCAACAAGGTGGAGGATGTCGCCAAGGTCGGCGACAAGCTCCGCGTGGAGATCGCCGACATCGACAACCGCGGCAAGATCTCGCTGGTCCTCGTCGCCGAAGAGGAAGCCGGTGCGGCCACACCTGAGGCACCTGCACCCGCCGATGCCGCGACCTCAAGCAGCTAG
- a CDS encoding M16 family metallopeptidase, whose translation MPRPQAASSGALRQGRTSSAASVPAVRRTRLPGGLRVVTEHIPSVHSASVGVWVNVGSRDEGRSVAGAAHFLEHLLFKATPTRTAVQIAQAVDAVGGELNAFTSREHTCYYAHVLDSDLELAVDLVADVVLNGRCEPDDVEVERDVVLEEIAMRDDDPEDTLGDVFLSAMFGDHPVGRPVVGSVASIAGMTRSQLHSFHVRRYTPDRMVVAVAGNIEHDEVVRLVRRHFGRHLVRGRSPVAPRKGAGRVAGRPTLELVKRDAEQTHLSLGVRTPGRHWEHRWALSVLNTALGGGLSSRLFQQIRETRGLAYSVYSTVDTFADTGALSIYAGCQPERFDEVVRVTTDILADVARDGITADECRIAKGSLRGGLVLGLEDSGSRMNRIGRSELNFGEHRTIADTLSKIDEVTIDEVNAVARQLLTRPFGAAVLGPVRSKRSLPKPLQQIAG comes from the coding sequence ATGCCGCGACCTCAAGCAGCTAGCTCGGGGGCGCTCCGCCAGGGACGGACCAGCAGCGCTGCGTCCGTCCCGGCGGTGAGGCGCACCCGGCTTCCCGGTGGCCTTCGCGTGGTCACCGAGCACATCCCGTCGGTGCACTCGGCGTCGGTCGGCGTGTGGGTGAACGTCGGATCGCGCGATGAAGGCCGCAGTGTGGCCGGCGCCGCGCACTTCCTGGAGCACCTGCTGTTCAAGGCGACCCCGACGCGCACGGCCGTGCAGATCGCCCAGGCGGTCGACGCCGTCGGTGGTGAGCTGAACGCGTTCACGTCGCGGGAGCACACCTGCTACTACGCGCATGTGCTGGATTCCGATCTGGAACTGGCCGTCGATCTGGTCGCCGACGTGGTGCTCAACGGGCGCTGCGAACCCGACGACGTCGAGGTCGAACGTGACGTCGTGCTCGAAGAGATCGCGATGCGCGACGACGACCCCGAGGACACCCTCGGCGACGTGTTCCTGTCGGCGATGTTCGGTGACCATCCGGTGGGTCGCCCTGTGGTCGGCAGCGTGGCGTCGATCGCGGGAATGACGCGCTCGCAACTGCATTCGTTCCACGTCCGGCGCTACACACCCGACCGCATGGTGGTCGCGGTGGCGGGCAACATCGAGCACGACGAGGTGGTCCGGCTGGTGCGCCGGCACTTCGGTCGGCACCTGGTGCGCGGCCGGTCCCCGGTCGCGCCGCGCAAAGGTGCGGGACGGGTGGCCGGGCGCCCGACGCTCGAGCTGGTCAAACGCGACGCCGAGCAGACGCACCTGTCGCTCGGTGTGCGGACGCCGGGCCGGCACTGGGAGCACCGGTGGGCATTGTCGGTACTCAACACCGCGCTCGGCGGTGGCCTGAGTTCCCGTCTGTTCCAACAGATCCGAGAGACCCGCGGACTCGCGTACTCGGTGTACTCGACCGTCGACACCTTCGCCGACACCGGTGCGCTGTCGATCTATGCGGGATGCCAGCCGGAGCGCTTCGACGAGGTGGTCCGGGTGACCACCGACATCCTGGCCGATGTGGCCCGCGACGGCATCACCGCCGACGAGTGCCGGATCGCCAAGGGTTCGTTGCGTGGCGGATTGGTGCTGGGCCTGGAGGATTCGGGTTCGCGCATGAACCGCATCGGCCGCAGCGAGCTGAACTTCGGTGAGCACCGCACCATCGCGGACACACTGTCCAAGATCGATGAGGTCACGATCGACGAGGTCAACGCGGTCGCCCGGCAGTTGCTCACCCGTCCGTTCGGTGCGGCGGTGCTCGGCCCGGTGCGGTCCAAACGATCGCTGCCGAAGCCGTTGCAACAGATCGCGGGTTGA
- the mntR gene encoding manganese-binding transcriptional regulator MntR produces the protein MSPDGNPANPTDLSTVAQDYLKVIWTAQEWSHEKVSTKLLADRIGVSASTASESIRKLADQGLVDHEKYGAVTLTDAGRRAALAMVRRHRLMETFLVNELGYGWDEVHDEAEILEHAVSDRMLDRIDAKLGYPTRDPHGDPIPAADGKVPTPPARQLSACQDGEAGTVARISDADPEMLRYFDTVGISLDSRLRVVARRDFAGMISVAVENPGSSGGSTAASDGETTVDLGSPAAEAIWVVA, from the coding sequence GTGAGTCCTGACGGCAACCCCGCCAACCCGACCGACCTGTCGACGGTCGCCCAGGACTATCTGAAGGTCATCTGGACCGCACAGGAGTGGTCACACGAGAAGGTCAGCACGAAACTGCTGGCCGACCGCATCGGGGTGTCTGCCAGCACCGCCTCGGAGTCGATCCGCAAACTCGCCGATCAGGGCCTCGTCGACCACGAGAAGTACGGTGCGGTGACCCTGACGGACGCGGGCCGGCGGGCGGCGCTGGCGATGGTGCGCCGGCACCGGCTGATGGAGACGTTCCTGGTCAATGAGCTCGGCTACGGCTGGGACGAGGTGCACGACGAGGCCGAGATCCTGGAGCACGCGGTGTCGGACCGGATGCTCGACCGCATCGACGCCAAGCTCGGCTACCCGACCCGTGACCCGCACGGCGATCCGATCCCGGCCGCCGACGGCAAGGTCCCCACGCCTCCGGCTCGTCAGCTCTCGGCGTGTCAGGACGGCGAGGCGGGCACCGTCGCGCGCATCTCCGATGCCGATCCCGAAATGCTGCGGTACTTCGACACCGTGGGCATCAGCCTGGATTCGCGACTGCGGGTCGTCGCTCGGCGGGACTTCGCGGGGATGATCTCGGTGGCCGTAGAGAATCCGGGAAGCTCCGGAGGGTCGACGGCCGCTTCAGACGGTGAAACCACCGTCGATTTGGGAAGTCCCGCTGCAGAAGCAATCTGGGTCGTCGCTTAG
- a CDS encoding YchJ family protein, with amino-acid sequence MRSDDMCPCGSGDLYGRCCLPLHTGQRGAETAEQLMRSRYSAFVAGDAEYVWRTWHPRTRPADVTDLTVTWTRLEIVDRVDGGPGDDTGEVEFRAHHRAGVLHERSRFAVRAGRWFYVDGEIFD; translated from the coding sequence ATGCGTTCCGACGACATGTGCCCGTGCGGTAGCGGCGATCTCTACGGCAGATGCTGTCTGCCGCTGCATACGGGTCAGCGGGGCGCCGAGACCGCCGAACAGTTGATGCGGTCGCGCTACAGCGCCTTCGTGGCCGGCGATGCGGAGTACGTCTGGCGGACCTGGCATCCGCGCACCCGCCCGGCCGACGTCACCGATCTCACGGTCACGTGGACGCGCCTGGAGATCGTGGACCGCGTCGACGGCGGGCCCGGCGACGACACCGGCGAGGTGGAGTTCCGTGCCCACCACAGGGCGGGCGTTCTGCACGAACGGTCCCGGTTCGCGGTGCGCGCCGGGCGCTGGTTCTACGTCGACGGCGAGATCTTCGATTGA
- a CDS encoding VOC family protein, whose amino-acid sequence MSDYAAPVGAPIWLDLMSTDPARAAEFYHAVFGWDVEAPPQAEFGGYQNFTVNGRRVAGLLPHMGGVPNVWSVYLHTADAAETVRAVEAAGGSVMVPPMPVGDMGSMMVVTDPAGAVIGFWQPGTHVGFTQWEVHGTPYWFECQSKDYEKSLAFYPQVIGARTEEIGTGGDPNAVGPDRYAQLFIGESAYSGIMDSATLFPAEVPSFWQIYITVDDVAGTVARAESLGAQILMPGEETPYGTLAALRDPLGALICLGHPPAGM is encoded by the coding sequence ATGAGTGACTATGCCGCGCCGGTAGGCGCGCCGATCTGGCTCGACCTGATGAGCACCGATCCCGCCCGGGCAGCGGAGTTCTACCACGCCGTCTTCGGCTGGGACGTCGAGGCGCCACCGCAGGCCGAGTTCGGCGGATACCAGAACTTCACCGTCAACGGCCGCAGGGTCGCGGGCCTGCTCCCTCATATGGGCGGGGTTCCCAACGTCTGGTCGGTCTACCTTCACACCGCCGACGCCGCCGAGACCGTGCGCGCCGTCGAGGCCGCCGGGGGATCGGTGATGGTGCCGCCGATGCCGGTCGGTGACATGGGCTCGATGATGGTTGTGACCGACCCGGCCGGCGCGGTGATCGGCTTCTGGCAACCGGGCACCCACGTCGGGTTCACGCAGTGGGAGGTGCACGGCACCCCGTACTGGTTCGAATGCCAGAGCAAGGACTACGAGAAATCGCTGGCGTTCTATCCGCAGGTGATCGGGGCGCGGACGGAGGAGATCGGCACCGGCGGCGACCCGAATGCCGTCGGTCCCGACCGCTACGCGCAGCTGTTCATCGGTGAGAGCGCGTATTCGGGAATCATGGACTCCGCCACCCTGTTCCCGGCCGAGGTGCCGTCGTTCTGGCAGATCTACATCACGGTCGACGATGTGGCCGGCACCGTGGCGCGGGCCGAATCCCTGGGAGCACAGATCCTGATGCCGGGCGAGGAGACGCCGTACGGCACGCTGGCAGCTCTGCGGGATCCGCTCGGCGCGCTGATCTGCCTGGGGCATCCGCCCGCCGGCATGTGA